One Sporomusaceae bacterium DNA segment encodes these proteins:
- a CDS encoding ferrous iron transport protein A, whose translation MNLAQAKRGQRIEVVAIPDPTVRAQAIRFGISAGERVECAEKLPAGPVIIAKGRQEIAVGRRLAENIEVRPA comes from the coding sequence ATGAATCTTGCTCAAGCCAAGCGCGGCCAGCGCATCGAGGTCGTCGCCATCCCCGACCCTACCGTCAGGGCCCAGGCCATCCGCTTCGGGATTTCCGCCGGCGAACGAGTGGAATGCGCCGAGAAACTGCCTGCCGGGCCTGTCATTATCGCGAAGGGCCGCCAGGAGATCGCGGTCGGCCGGCGGCTGGCGGAGAACATCGAGGTGCGGCCGGCTTAG
- a CDS encoding TrkH family potassium uptake protein → METRIVARLLGRLLAVYAAVMVAPLVYAAFLSEPVLSAFIYSILITGALGAALYFSGQEPGRIGIREGFLVVAGTWLLSSALGALPYWFSGWVPTYLDAVFETVSGLTTTGASIISDIEILPRSLLLWRSFTHWLGGMGIIVLFLVFLTNVGADAVNLFRAESPGPTVDRVLPRIRTMAVRLWQMYVLFTAIQIVLLWIAGMDLFDSINHAFATMATGGFSTKNTSVKYFDNLAIELIFVIFMFLAGGNFGLYYLAWQKGVKKLWQDSEFRLYFGLVLFSTLAIAAALYLGPGINPATGAREALFTVVSIMTTTGFVTADFDQWPPVTKILLLMLMFIGGCAGSTAGGIKVVRLLILFKDAVWSLLHAVHPRLVSSLKIDKKPVDAAVLHMVLQFFFLYIAIYFVSVLLVSATGMVPFEAMGAVAATLGNVGPAFGIVGPTTTYAEVHPFAKLVLIADMLLGRLELFTILVLFHPEFWQPYVSGVTGRITSR, encoded by the coding sequence ATGGAAACACGTATCGTCGCCCGGCTGCTCGGCAGGCTGTTGGCGGTCTATGCAGCGGTTATGGTTGCCCCGCTCGTCTATGCCGCCTTTTTAAGCGAACCGGTTTTATCCGCCTTTATATATTCTATCCTGATAACCGGCGCCTTGGGGGCGGCGCTGTACTTCTCCGGCCAGGAACCGGGACGTATCGGCATCCGCGAGGGCTTCCTCGTCGTAGCCGGGACATGGCTTCTCTCCAGCGCGCTCGGCGCTCTTCCCTACTGGTTCTCCGGCTGGGTGCCCACCTACCTCGACGCGGTCTTCGAAACGGTCTCGGGGCTTACCACCACCGGCGCCAGCATCATCTCCGACATCGAGATCCTGCCCCGCAGCCTGCTGCTGTGGCGCAGCTTCACCCACTGGCTGGGCGGTATGGGCATCATCGTCCTCTTCCTCGTCTTCCTCACCAACGTCGGCGCCGACGCCGTCAACCTCTTCCGGGCGGAATCTCCCGGCCCCACCGTCGACCGTGTTCTGCCCCGTATCCGCACGATGGCGGTGAGGCTGTGGCAAATGTACGTGCTGTTCACGGCCATCCAGATCGTTCTCCTGTGGATCGCCGGCATGGACCTGTTCGATTCGATCAACCACGCCTTCGCCACCATGGCCACCGGCGGCTTCTCCACCAAGAACACCAGCGTCAAATACTTCGACAACCTGGCCATCGAACTCATCTTCGTCATCTTCATGTTCCTGGCCGGCGGCAACTTCGGCCTTTACTACCTGGCATGGCAAAAGGGCGTAAAAAAACTTTGGCAAGACAGTGAATTCAGACTGTACTTTGGCCTCGTTCTCTTTTCCACCCTGGCCATAGCCGCCGCCCTATACCTCGGTCCGGGGATAAACCCCGCCACCGGCGCTAGGGAGGCACTGTTCACCGTCGTATCGATAATGACCACGACGGGCTTCGTCACCGCCGACTTCGACCAATGGCCGCCGGTAACGAAGATTCTCCTGCTGATGCTGATGTTCATCGGCGGCTGCGCCGGTTCGACCGCCGGTGGCATAAAGGTCGTGCGGCTGCTCATCCTCTTCAAGGACGCCGTCTGGTCCCTGCTCCACGCCGTCCATCCCCGGCTGGTCTCCTCGCTGAAGATCGACAAGAAGCCGGTAGATGCGGCCGTGCTTCACATGGTATTGCAGTTCTTTTTCCTGTACATAGCGATTTACTTCGTATCGGTCCTGCTGGTCTCGGCAACCGGGATGGTGCCGTTCGAAGCCATGGGGGCGGTCGCCGCCACCCTCGGCAACGTTGGCCCCGCTTTCGGCATTGTCGGCCCCACCACCACCTACGCCGAAGTCCACCCGTTCGCCAAACTCGTGCTGATCGCCGACATGCTGCTCGGCCGACTGGAGCTATTCACCATCCTCGTCCTTTTCCACCCCGAGTTCTGGCAGCCGTATGTCTCAGGCGTCACAGGCCGGATAACATCCCGCTGA
- a CDS encoding energy-coupling factor ABC transporter substrate-binding protein, whose product MTTTRIIFLIIIAAAIVLAPIIVTGDFAGTDDQATAAIGQLRPDYKPWAAALWEPSEAAEPWLFALQAALGVGFFGYFAYRHRRRATG is encoded by the coding sequence ATGACAACTACGCGTATTATTTTCCTGATAATAATCGCTGCGGCCATAGTCCTGGCGCCGATCATCGTCACCGGCGACTTCGCCGGCACGGACGACCAGGCCACCGCAGCCATAGGTCAGCTCAGACCCGACTATAAACCGTGGGCCGCCGCGCTGTGGGAGCCTTCGGAAGCGGCCGAGCCTTGGCTGTTCGCGTTGCAGGCCGCTCTCGGCGTGGGCTTTTTCGGCTACTTCGCCTACCGCCACCGTCGTCGGGCGACGGGCTGA
- the trkA gene encoding Trk system potassium transporter TrkA → MKIVIVGAGKVGYTLAQKLTQEDHDVIVVEQDDERRSIIEHHLDVMTLAGNGASPRVLSEIGLGDVGLMIAVTDSDEVNMIACVAAKQHGVPKVIARVRNTEYLEEDCREFGRTLGIDLIINPEMVTAVEISQILKTPAALDVEDFAGGKVRLLEVKVRQNSPFSGVPLRDLPLPENVLIAGILRKDRMIIPIGSDSVEDNDSVFFLGEKDAICRMEPLFVQKRSKVERILIIGAGRIGRNLALLMEEGGYKVKVIEKDRRRCEELAKVVDDTLVICGDGTDADLLAEEGIGDYDAVVCLTDDDKLNLLVALMAKNLGAQKTFARVGRPEFIPLMEQVGVDVVFSPRLVTAGAILRQVRREEIVAVTLLEGAKAEAIEVDLRTGSRVIGKPLRDIKFPRRVLVGAVVRNGATFIPNGKTVLETGDRIVLFTLPDNAAKILDFVEDKG, encoded by the coding sequence ATGAAAATCGTAATCGTAGGCGCCGGCAAGGTAGGGTACACGCTGGCGCAGAAGCTGACCCAGGAGGATCACGACGTCATCGTCGTCGAGCAGGACGACGAGCGGCGGTCGATCATCGAGCATCACCTCGATGTCATGACCCTCGCCGGCAACGGCGCCAGCCCCAGGGTACTGTCCGAGATCGGCCTCGGCGACGTCGGCCTGATGATCGCCGTCACCGACAGCGACGAGGTCAACATGATCGCCTGCGTGGCCGCCAAACAGCACGGCGTCCCCAAAGTCATCGCCAGGGTGCGCAACACCGAGTATCTTGAGGAAGACTGCCGGGAGTTCGGTCGTACACTCGGCATCGACCTCATCATCAACCCCGAGATGGTGACGGCCGTAGAAATCAGCCAGATCCTCAAGACCCCCGCCGCCCTCGACGTCGAAGACTTCGCCGGCGGCAAGGTCCGTCTGCTCGAGGTCAAGGTCCGCCAGAACTCGCCGTTCAGCGGCGTGCCGCTGCGCGACCTGCCTCTGCCCGAAAACGTGCTCATTGCCGGGATACTGCGCAAAGACAGAATGATCATCCCCATCGGCAGCGACTCCGTCGAGGACAACGACAGCGTTTTCTTCCTCGGCGAGAAAGACGCCATCTGCCGCATGGAGCCGCTCTTCGTCCAGAAACGTTCGAAAGTGGAGCGCATCCTCATCATCGGCGCCGGCCGCATCGGCCGCAACCTGGCGCTCCTCATGGAAGAAGGCGGCTACAAGGTGAAAGTTATCGAGAAAGATCGCCGCCGCTGCGAGGAACTCGCCAAAGTCGTCGACGACACCCTCGTCATCTGCGGCGACGGCACCGACGCCGACCTGCTCGCCGAGGAAGGCATCGGCGACTACGACGCCGTCGTCTGCCTGACCGACGACGACAAACTCAACCTGCTTGTCGCGCTCATGGCGAAAAACCTGGGAGCCCAGAAAACCTTCGCCCGCGTCGGCCGGCCGGAATTCATCCCCCTGATGGAACAAGTGGGCGTCGATGTCGTCTTCTCGCCCCGCCTTGTCACCGCGGGGGCCATCCTCCGCCAGGTGCGGCGCGAAGAGATCGTCGCCGTTACACTCCTCGAAGGCGCCAAAGCCGAAGCCATCGAGGTCGACCTGCGCACCGGCAGCCGCGTTATCGGCAAGCCGCTCCGGGACATCAAATTCCCTCGGCGGGTGCTGGTCGGCGCGGTCGTCAGGAACGGCGCCACCTTCATCCCCAACGGCAAAACAGTACTTGAGACCGGCGACAGAATCGTTCTGTTCACCCTGCCGGATAACGCCGCGAAGATTCTCGACTTCGTGGAAGACAAGGGCTGA
- the serS gene encoding serine--tRNA ligase, translating to MLDSKFVRENPDKVVAALKNRGLDLSLDGFLALEKQRRELLVEVEALKSKRNTVSQEISRLKKSGAPAEDMIAEMRAVGDRIALLDNKVKETESGLEAILMNIPNVPHESVPVGLDETANPEMRRWGAPKAFDFEPQAHWDIGEKLGILDFERGGKVTGARFTFYRGLGARLERSLINFMLDLHTGEHGYTEFFPPFIVNRDSMIGTGQLPKFAADMFKLEGLDYYLIPTAEVPVTNLHRQEILDAKELPLRYTAYSACFRAEAGAAGRDTRGLIRQHQFNKVELVKFSLPEDSYAELEALTANAEKVLQLLGLPYRVVLLCTGDMGFSSAKTYDLEVWLPSFNRYREISSCSNFEDFQARRADIKFRRDAKAKPEFVHTLNGSGVAIGRTVAAILENYQQADGSVVVPEALRPYMGVDVIKA from the coding sequence ATGCTTGATAGCAAATTCGTACGCGAGAATCCGGATAAGGTTGTAGCAGCCCTGAAAAACCGTGGGCTCGACCTCAGTCTCGACGGTTTCCTGGCGCTGGAGAAACAGCGACGGGAGCTGCTGGTCGAGGTGGAGGCCCTGAAGAGTAAACGCAACACCGTCAGCCAGGAGATCAGCCGCCTGAAGAAGAGCGGCGCTCCCGCGGAGGATATGATCGCCGAGATGCGCGCCGTGGGCGACCGTATTGCTTTGCTGGATAACAAGGTCAAGGAGACGGAGAGCGGCCTCGAGGCAATCCTGATGAACATCCCGAACGTGCCGCACGAGTCGGTGCCGGTGGGGTTAGACGAGACGGCCAATCCGGAGATGCGGCGCTGGGGCGCGCCGAAGGCGTTCGATTTCGAGCCTCAGGCCCACTGGGATATCGGCGAAAAGCTCGGCATCCTCGATTTCGAGCGCGGCGGCAAGGTCACCGGCGCCCGCTTTACATTTTACCGCGGCCTGGGCGCCCGCCTGGAGCGGTCGCTGATCAATTTTATGCTTGATCTGCATACCGGCGAGCACGGCTACACCGAGTTTTTCCCGCCGTTCATCGTCAACCGCGACAGTATGATCGGCACCGGCCAGTTGCCCAAGTTCGCCGCCGATATGTTCAAGCTTGAAGGTCTGGACTACTACCTCATCCCCACCGCCGAGGTGCCGGTGACTAATCTGCACCGCCAGGAGATCCTGGACGCCAAGGAGCTGCCGCTGCGCTATACCGCGTACAGCGCGTGCTTCCGGGCTGAGGCGGGGGCGGCCGGGCGCGATACCCGCGGCCTCATCCGCCAGCACCAGTTCAACAAGGTGGAGCTGGTGAAGTTCAGCCTGCCGGAGGATTCGTACGCCGAGCTCGAGGCGCTGACGGCCAACGCCGAAAAGGTGCTGCAGCTGCTCGGCCTGCCTTACCGCGTGGTGCTGCTGTGCACCGGCGACATGGGCTTTTCGTCGGCGAAGACGTACGATCTCGAGGTGTGGCTGCCGAGTTTCAACCGTTACCGGGAGATTTCCTCGTGCTCGAATTTTGAGGATTTCCAGGCCCGCCGCGCCGATATCAAATTCCGCCGCGACGCCAAAGCTAAGCCGGAGTTCGTCCATACCCTGAACGGATCGGGAGTGGCCATCGGCCGCACGGTGGCGGCGATCCTGGAAAATTACCAGCAGGCGGACGGCTCGGTCGTCGTCCCCGAGGCGCTGCGGCCGTATATGGGTGTCGATGTGATAAAGGCTTGA
- a CDS encoding energy-coupling factor ABC transporter permease: MVMKVLAVGALLLAAPATAAAMHIMEGFLPKEYALGWLLAVLPFVLLGIRRINKVLVLYPERKMLLGLAAAFIFVLSALKIPSVAGSSSHPTGVALSAILFGPAVSSVLSGIVLLFQALLLAHGGLTTWGANTFAMGVAGAFAAWGAFRLALALGLPEKPAVFVAALLGDWLTYAVTAGQLALAFPDTVGGFAAAYGKFLGIFAFTQLPLAVCEGLISVVVYSALLRYGEQGIVPLWWKESSTGR, translated from the coding sequence ATGGTTATGAAGGTTTTGGCCGTCGGCGCGCTGCTGCTGGCGGCGCCGGCTACCGCGGCGGCGATGCATATCATGGAGGGCTTCCTGCCAAAGGAGTATGCGCTCGGCTGGCTGCTGGCCGTTTTGCCGTTCGTGCTGCTCGGCATCCGCAGGATCAACAAGGTGCTGGTCCTTTACCCGGAGCGGAAGATGCTCCTCGGTCTGGCGGCGGCGTTCATTTTTGTCCTGTCTGCCCTGAAGATACCGTCTGTCGCCGGTTCAAGTTCTCACCCGACCGGCGTGGCTCTCAGCGCAATCCTATTCGGCCCGGCGGTGTCGAGCGTCCTCAGCGGCATTGTGCTGCTCTTCCAGGCGTTGCTGCTCGCCCACGGCGGCCTGACGACCTGGGGAGCGAACACGTTCGCGATGGGGGTTGCCGGAGCTTTCGCGGCCTGGGGGGCTTTCCGCCTGGCGCTTGCTTTGGGCTTACCGGAGAAGCCTGCCGTGTTTGTCGCCGCTCTGCTCGGCGACTGGCTGACATACGCGGTGACCGCCGGCCAGCTGGCGCTCGCCTTCCCCGACACTGTCGGCGGCTTCGCGGCCGCCTACGGCAAGTTCCTCGGGATTTTTGCCTTTACCCAGCTGCCGCTGGCCGTCTGCGAAGGGCTTATCAGTGTGGTGGTTTACAGCGCGCTGCTTCGGTACGGCGAACAGGGGATTGTCCCGCTGTGGTGGAAGGAATCTTCAACCGGCCGTTGA
- a CDS encoding uracil-DNA glycosylase family protein, producing the protein MYQTDFASHRELETVLLAIIGEGPGGVEDEYGVPLVGPAGQLLDKALASVGVTRDKVYVSNVVH; encoded by the coding sequence ATGTACCAGACCGACTTTGCCAGCCATCGTGAGCTAGAGACAGTTCTCTTGGCGATTATCGGAGAAGGCCCTGGGGGAGTTGAGGACGAGTACGGGGTTCCGCTCGTCGGTCCCGCGGGCCAGCTTCTTGACAAAGCGCTGGCCAGCGTAGGGGTGACTCGGGATAAGGTGTACGTTTCGAATGTAGTACATTAG
- the cbiQ gene encoding cobalt ECF transporter T component CbiQ, which yields MLYLDYLAYNNALNKVSIGEKLLLGGGSLALALALPRPAVLIAIVVAMHAVMALARIPAGYILRLWLAPLAFLAAGLAGVAVSVAATPFIALASVAAGGFYVGVTAPALAAAGELLLRSVAAVSCLLMLATTTPAAYMAAWFARFPGLRPVSEIALLTYRFIFVFLSAAGQIYTAQQSRLGYAGPRRSLNSLALLAASVGRKAFLTANDLGNALTARNYQGRLTHYYPPQIASPFRLAAIVSLLSALAAAGVL from the coding sequence ATGCTGTATCTCGATTATCTCGCCTACAACAATGCCCTTAATAAGGTGAGCATCGGCGAGAAGCTGCTGCTCGGCGGCGGGTCGCTGGCGCTGGCGCTGGCGCTGCCGCGCCCGGCCGTGCTTATCGCAATTGTCGTGGCGATGCACGCTGTGATGGCGCTGGCCCGCATCCCGGCCGGGTATATCCTGCGCCTGTGGCTGGCGCCTTTGGCTTTCCTGGCCGCCGGCCTGGCGGGGGTGGCGGTGAGCGTCGCCGCCACCCCGTTTATCGCCCTCGCTTCGGTGGCGGCGGGGGGCTTTTATGTCGGTGTGACCGCGCCCGCGCTGGCCGCGGCTGGCGAGCTGCTGCTGCGTAGCGTGGCGGCGGTGTCGTGCCTGCTGATGCTGGCGACGACGACGCCGGCGGCGTATATGGCCGCGTGGTTCGCCCGTTTTCCCGGACTGAGGCCGGTGAGCGAGATCGCGCTGCTGACCTACAGGTTTATTTTTGTTTTCCTGTCCGCCGCCGGGCAGATCTACACGGCGCAGCAGTCGCGGCTGGGTTACGCCGGCCCGCGGCGGTCGCTGAACTCGCTGGCTCTGCTGGCCGCAAGCGTGGGCCGCAAGGCTTTTCTGACCGCTAATGACCTTGGGAACGCACTGACGGCCCGCAACTACCAGGGACGACTGACACATTATTACCCGCCCCAGATCGCCAGTCCTTTCAGGCTGGCCGCTATCGTATCGCTCCTGTCGGCCTTGGCGGCGGCGGGGGTATTGTAA
- a CDS encoding ATP-binding cassette domain-containing protein — MATSSLIAADNLTFRYRPGNLALDGATLAIPAGARVALVGPNGAGKSTLFLHINAILRPLAGQLCYMGQPYRYNRDFLAYLRQKVGLVFQDPDTQLFAGNVLDDAIFGPMNMGLTAGEAVRRAEAALEAVGMLDHKAAPVHFLSQGQKKRVAIAGVLAMDPDALVMDEPTAGLDYPGLTSLSETLAMLHAAGKTLLVATHDVDWAWNWADLVYVLAGGRTIAAGSPSDILARADHADLGFARPVLAEVAVALGERSILPAGAAPRTAGELAALLAERKGGQ, encoded by the coding sequence ATGGCCACTTCTTCCCTCATCGCCGCCGACAACCTGACCTTCCGCTACCGTCCGGGCAATCTGGCTCTGGACGGCGCCACACTTGCAATCCCGGCCGGCGCCAGGGTGGCACTGGTCGGCCCGAACGGCGCCGGCAAGTCGACTCTTTTCCTCCACATTAACGCCATCCTGCGGCCGCTCGCGGGTCAGCTCTGTTATATGGGGCAACCCTACCGCTACAACCGCGATTTCCTGGCCTACCTGCGCCAGAAGGTGGGACTGGTGTTCCAGGACCCCGACACCCAGCTGTTTGCCGGCAACGTGCTCGACGATGCGATCTTCGGGCCGATGAATATGGGCCTGACGGCAGGCGAAGCGGTGCGGCGGGCCGAGGCCGCCCTTGAGGCGGTCGGCATGCTGGACCATAAGGCGGCGCCCGTGCATTTTCTCAGCCAGGGGCAGAAGAAGCGGGTCGCGATCGCCGGGGTGCTGGCGATGGACCCGGACGCGCTGGTGATGGACGAGCCGACCGCGGGCCTCGATTACCCGGGGCTGACCAGCCTCAGCGAGACGCTCGCGATGCTCCACGCCGCCGGCAAGACGCTGCTGGTCGCCACCCATGATGTCGACTGGGCGTGGAACTGGGCCGATCTGGTCTACGTGCTTGCCGGCGGACGGACGATAGCCGCCGGCTCCCCGTCCGACATCCTCGCCCGTGCCGACCATGCGGATTTGGGGTTCGCCCGCCCCGTTCTTGCCGAGGTCGCCGTAGCCCTGGGCGAGCGGAGCATCCTACCCGCCGGCGCCGCCCCCCGCACCGCCGGCGAGCTGGCCGCTCTCCTCGCCGAACGGAAGGGCGGTCAATAG
- a CDS encoding uracil-DNA glycosylase family protein, with protein sequence MFTTFSSHAELEQALLACDRCPLRRDAIGPTSYNGAVDAPLAVVGEGPGGVEDEYGVPLVGPSGQLLDKALGSVGVTRDKIYVTNVVGESSAPRER encoded by the coding sequence GTGTTCACGACCTTTTCCAGCCACGCCGAGCTCGAACAGGCCCTGCTGGCGTGCGACAGATGCCCCCTCCGCCGGGACGCCATCGGCCCGACCTCCTATAACGGCGCCGTCGACGCGCCCCTGGCCGTCGTCGGCGAGGGGCCGGGCGGCGTCGAGGACGAATACGGCGTCCCGCTCGTCGGCCCGTCCGGTCAACTCTTGGACAAGGCGCTCGGCAGCGTGGGAGTCACCCGCGACAAAATCTACGTCACCAACGTGGTAGGTGAGTCATCTGCCCCAAGGGAGAGATAG